In the genome of Hyphomicrobium sp. ghe19, the window GCGGCAACGCGATGACGCGCTCCGACGCCAACAGCCGCGGATTGACGGCCGGCTCGTGCTCGAACACGTCGAGGCCTGCGCCCGCGATCGCGCCCGCTTCGAGAAGGCGAGCCAACTCGTTCTCGTCGACGACTTCACCGCGCGCCGTGTTGACGATGTAAGCCGACGGCTTCAGCAGCTTGAGCCGCCGTGCCGACAGCAGGTGATAGGTGCCGGGTGTGTGCGGGCAGTTGATCGACACGATGTCGACGCGCGTCAGCATCTGGTCGAGGCTTTCCCAGAACGTCGCCTCAAGCTCCGCCTCTATCTCTTCGAGGACGCGACGCCGGTTGTGATAGTGGATCTGCAAGCCGAACGCCTTGGCGCGACGGGCGACTGCCTGGCCGATGCGGCCCATGCCGACAATGCCGAGCCGCTTGCCGTAGATGCGGTGGCCGAGCATCCATGTCGGCGACCAGCCGGACCATTTTGTCGCGGGGTCGCGCATGTACGCTGCGCCTTCGGCGAGGCGCCTGGGCACCGCGAGGATGAGCGCCATCGTCATGTCGGCGGTATCTTCGGTCAGCACGCCGGGCGTGTTGGTGACCAGGATGCCCCGGTTGCGGGCGGTGTCGAGATCGACATTGTCGACGCCCGTTCCGAAGTTTGCGATGAGGCGAAGCTTCGGGCCGGCTTGCGTCAGCACGGCACGGTCGATGCGGTCAGTCACCGTCGGCACGAGGACGTCCGCGGTTTTGACGGCTTCGATCAGCTGAGCCTGACTGAGAGGCTTGTCTTCGATATTCAGGCGCGTGTCGAAAAGCTCGCACATCCGAGTCTCGACGACATCGGGCAGCTTGCGAGTGACGACGACAACAGGTTTCTTCTGGGGGGTGGGCATTCGTTTCCCGTTGCAAGAAATCGCGGCGTTCACATGTCCGTTGCGAGGCCGCTTGAGAAAGTGCGGCCCCGTGTCTATCAGATGGTCTTCGCGAAGACAAAGTCCT includes:
- a CDS encoding D-glycerate dehydrogenase, producing the protein MPTPQKKPVVVVTRKLPDVVETRMCELFDTRLNIEDKPLSQAQLIEAVKTADVLVPTVTDRIDRAVLTQAGPKLRLIANFGTGVDNVDLDTARNRGILVTNTPGVLTEDTADMTMALILAVPRRLAEGAAYMRDPATKWSGWSPTWMLGHRIYGKRLGIVGMGRIGQAVARRAKAFGLQIHYHNRRRVLEEIEAELEATFWESLDQMLTRVDIVSINCPHTPGTYHLLSARRLKLLKPSAYIVNTARGEVVDENELARLLEAGAIAGAGLDVFEHEPAVNPRLLASERVIALPHMSSATIEGRVDMGEKVIINIKAFADGHAPPDRVHPAML